A part of Drosophila ananassae strain 14024-0371.13 chromosome 2R, ASM1763931v2, whole genome shotgun sequence genomic DNA contains:
- the LOC6506185 gene encoding uncharacterized protein LOC6506185 isoform X2, producing the protein MVLPFGLGPDGHNVDAIQSAPAPSAPPAHMLPPTFSRGQTTIYTGVPIIVNPYIDFIVVNGDDRYMIRCERKSVLERSVELAKLIHAGPNSGRKSDNHFQILNVDKNDFELIVRYMEKHFIPYRDHKHLLKILELSDRFNVPDLIIYCIRELDLSISSATALDIFKALWFYQGIALTNQHQTVITTQETGQQLARKQASKAKAAAKAKAAQAAENGGEGDGAQVNLIPNPNPFTTEDYGVALLHNTLQLIDMHAELLLSMPEICDLRFEELETLVKRDTLQLRSEVTLFECLATWSLAECSRKQIDATPENRRTVLGPLCLTPRYLRMTPAEFRRCCERIELLPPTEISLISDALEGKKLKNLTDQQTELLEKFRQPRAEYARMPVHLSDRSSPKNYPKKMRLAHEGRPTEEGCWERVGMNCLRVFVCIFD; encoded by the exons CGTTTGGACTCGGCCCCGATGGCCACAATGTGGATGCCATTCAGAGCGCCCCGGCGCCGAGTGCCCCACCCGCTCACATGCTGCCACCCACCTTTTCCCGGGGTCAGACAACTATCTACACAGGCGTCCCCATCATCGTGAATCCGTACATCGACTTCATCGTGGTCAACGGGGATGATCGGTACATGATTCGGTGCGAGCGGAAGTCGGTTCTCGAACGGAGCGTGGAGCTGGCCAAGCTGATCCACGCCGGCCCCAACAGCGGTCGCAAGAGCGACAACCACTTCCAGATACTCAACGTGGACAAGAACGACTTTGAGCTGATCGTGCGCTACATGGAGAAGCACTTCATCCCTTATCGCGATCACAAGCACCTGCTCAAGATACTCGAGCTATCCGATCGCTTCAACGTACCAGATCTG ATAATATACTGCATTCGCGAACTTGATCTCAGCATTTCGAGTGCCACTGCCCTGGACATCTTCAAGGCGCTGTGGTTCTACCAGGGCATTGCCCTGACCAACCAGCACCAGACAGTGATCACCACCCAGGAGACCGGGCAGCAGCTAGCCCGGAAGCAGGCTTCCAAGGCGAAGGCGGCGGCGAAGGCCAAGGCGGCCCAGGCCGCCGAAAACGGAGGCGAAGGGGATGGTGCCCAAGTGAATCTCATCCCCAACCCGAATCCCTTTACCACCGAGGACTACGGCGTGGCGCTGTTGCACAACACCCTCCAGCTGATCGACATGCATGCCGAGCTGCTGCTCTCCATGCCGGAGATCTGTGACCTGAGATTCGAGGAGCTCGAGACGCTGGTCAAGCGGGACACCCTGCAGCTGCGGTCAGAGGTCACGCTGTTCGAGTGCCTGGCCACGTGGAGTCTGGCGGAGTGTTCCCGCAAGCAGATCGACGCTACGCCAGAGAACAGGCGCACGGTGCTCGGGCCTCTGTGCCTGACGCCCCGCTACCTGCGCATGACTCCGGCGGAGTTCCGGCGCTGCTGCGAGCGCATTGAACTGCTGCCGCCCACGGAGATATCGCTTATCAGCGACGCCCTCGAGG GCAAAAAGCTTAAGAACCTCACCGATCAACAGAcggaactgctggagaagttCCGCCAGCCCCGGGCGGAGTACGCCAGGATGCCCGTGCACTTGAGCGACCGGAGTAGCCCGAAGAACTATCCAAAGAAGATGCGACTGGCCCACGAGGGACGGCCCACGGAGGAGGGATGCTGGGAGCGGGTCGGAATGAACTGCCTGCGTGTTTTTGTCTGCATATTCGACTGA